A genomic stretch from Limanda limanda chromosome 11, fLimLim1.1, whole genome shotgun sequence includes:
- the LOC133014367 gene encoding protein MTSS 1-like isoform X4 — protein MEAVIDKECSALGGLFQTVIADMKSSYPIWEDFISKAGKLQSQLRATAVAVAVFLDAFQKVADLATNSRGGTRDIGSALTRMCMRHRSIEAKLKQFSIGFLECLINPLQEQVEDWKRGVNTLDKDHAKEYKRARQEIKKKSSDTLKLQKKAKKADNLGRGDIQPQLNSAMQDVSDKYILLEETEKQALRKALIEERQRFCCFVAMLRPVVDEEISMLGEVTHLQAISDDLKALTSDPHKLPPASEQVIVDLKGSDYGWSYQTPPSSPSHTISRKSSMCSSTLPQPAPARLSSISSHDSGFISSQDQYMSSKSSSPMPAETKACPSSSCSEVSETGQLHSDCSAPSSLAADTAPQHTDKLANGFDHYSPASSLYLHSNGGSLGSGSATAFPFYPPSSSSSTSTSTSSSCPTRSWSRPASALLPDYTQYCTMGSPMVPSSQVPTWKDWAKPGPYDQPMVNTLRRKKDKETPAVINSNGNMNSDGSTSTPARAVLQTPSSSTSVVEKSRTVAAPLKAGDIEVHEELALVLSRGLELDTQRSSRDSMQCSSGYSTQTNTPCCSEDTIPSQVSDYDYFSMAGDQEPEQQHSDFDKSSTIPRNSDISQSYRRMFQTKRPASTAGLPSKQAPYPGQGAYPAGSYPPTPVHTGAYPSSPTGPYPPTPTGPCSGQGFYSGSSSHNASGSYPTPGTATIRRTPSSKPSARRSGSVGGTGPIHIRTPVVPVKIPTVPDMSAAVNGNMNAEERRGGGEIPYSPTFPGGEDVDTLPVMSWSGQATTNPPTVPLPNQLTQQHLQSETGGEEPREGGQGNMLVAIREGVKLKRTLTNDRSSPRIA, from the exons GTGGAACCAGAGACATTGGATCAGCTTTGACCAGGATGTGTATGAGACATCGCAGCATAGAGGCCAAACTCAAGCAGTTCTCCAT AGGTTTCCTGGAGTGTCTGATCAACCCTCTACAAGAACAGGTGGAGGATTGGAAAAGAGGAGTAAATACTTTGGACAAGGACCACGCCAAAG AATACAAAAGAGCTCGGCAGGAAATTAAGAAGAAATCCTCGGACACACTGAAACTTCAGAAGAAAGCAAAGAAAG CTGATAATCTAG GTCGAGGAGATATCCAGCCCCAGTTGAACAGCGCCATGCAGGATGTCAGTGATAAATACATTCTGCTGGAGGAGACGGAGAAACAGGCCCTGAGGAAGGCGCTCatagaggagagacagagattcTGCTGCTTCGTCGCCATGCTCCGGCCTGTCGTG GATGAGGAGATTTCTATGTTGGGAGAGGTCACCCATCTCCAGGCTATCTCTGATGACCTCAAagccctgacctctgacccacaCAAGCTTCCGCCTGCCAGTgaacag GTGATCGTGGATCTGAAGGGCTCAGACTATGGTTGGTCATATCAAAcacccccctcttcccccaGCCACACCATATCCAGGAAGTCCAGCATGTGCAG CTCCACGCTGCCGCAGCCGGCCCCAGCTCGGCTCTCGAGCATCTCCTCCCACGACTCGGGTTTCATTTCATCACAAGACCAGTACATGTCGTCCAAATCATCCTCGCCTATGCCAGCTGAAACAAAG GCTTGTCCCAGTTCCAGCTGCTCTGAGGTGTCAGAGACTGGGCAGCTTCACAGTGACTGCAGCGCCCCCTCTTCTCTAGCTGCTGATACTGCACCTCAGCACACTGACAag TTGGCCAATGGCTTTGACCACTACAGTCCGGCCAGTTCCCTCTACCTGCATAGCAACGGGGGGAGTTTGGGCTCGGGGTCAGCCACCGCCTTCCCGTtctaccccccctcctcctcatcctccacctccacctccacctcctcctcctgccccacTCGCTCATGGTCCCGTCCAGCCTCAGCCTTGCTACCAGACTACACTCAATACTGCACGATGGGCTCGCCCATGGTGCCGTCATCTCAGGTCCCAACCTGGAAG GACTGGGCAAAGCCAGGGCCTTACGACCAGCCCATGGTCAACACACTAAGGAGGAAGAAAGACAAGGAGACCCCGGCTGTAATCAACAGTAATGGTAACATGAACAGTGACGGCTCGACTTCGACACCAGCTCGGGCTGTGCTACAAACACCAAGCTCATCGACTTCTGTGGTAGAGAAAAGCAGGACTGTGGCGGCACCTCTCAAG GCTGGTGATATCGAGGTCCACGAGGAACTGGCCCTAGTCTTGTCCAGAGGTCTGGAGCTGGACACCCAGAGGTCCAGCAGGGACTCCATGCAGTGCTCGAGTGGCTACAGCACGCAGACCAACACACCCTGCTGCTCCGAAGACACCATACCTTCACAAG TGTCAGATTATGACTATTTCTCAATGGCTGGAGACCAGGAGCCTGAGCAGCAGCATTCTGACTTTGACAAGTCCTCCACCATCCCCAGAAACAGTGACATCAGTCAGTCCTACCGTCGCATGTTCCAGACCAAACGCCCAGCCTCCACAGCCGGTCTGCCCAGCAAACAGGCTCCGTACCCTGGACAGGGGGCCTACCCCGCCGGGTCTTATCCTCCCACACCAGTCCACACAGGAGCTTATCCATCCAGCCCTACAGGCCCTTATCCCCCCACCCCTACAG GCCCATGTTCAGGTCAGGGGTTTTATTCCGGATCCAGCTCCCATAATGCCTCTGGCTCCTATCCTACCCCGGGGACTGCCACAATCCGCCGCACTCCGTCCTCGAAACCTTCCGCTCGGCGCTCAGGCTCTGTCGGGGGTACAGGCCCCATCCATATTCGCACGCCGGTCGTCCCGGTGAAAATCCCAACGGTGCCTGATATGTCCGCAGCGGTTAATGGGAACATGAatgctgaggagaggagaggaggaggagaaatccCATACTCTCCAACATTTCCAGGAGGTGAGGATGTCGACACGTTGCCTGTGATGTCGTGGAGCGGTCAGGCTACGACCAACCCCCCCACCGTCCCACTGCCCAACCAGTTGACCCAGCAGCACCTTCAGAGCgagactggaggagaggagccgagggaAGGGGGGCAGGGAAACATGCTGGTGGCCATTCGCGAGGGAGTCAAGCTCAAGAGAACCCTCACCAATGATCGCTCCTCACCACGCATCGCATGA
- the LOC133014367 gene encoding protein MTSS 1-like isoform X2 has translation MEAVIDKECSALGGLFQTVIADMKSSYPIWEDFISKAGKLQSQLRATAVAVAVFLDAFQKVADLATNSRGGTRDIGSALTRMCMRHRSIEAKLKQFSIGFLECLINPLQEQVEDWKRGVNTLDKDHAKEYKRARQEIKKKSSDTLKLQKKAKKGRGDIQPQLNSAMQDVSDKYILLEETEKQALRKALIEERQRFCCFVAMLRPVVDEEISMLGEVTHLQAISDDLKALTSDPHKLPPASEQVIVDLKGSDYGWSYQTPPSSPSHTISRKSSMCSSLNSVNSSDSRGSSGSHSHSPSSSSSSSSSHQLFHHHHPRHRYRSSTLPQPAPARLSSISSHDSGFISSQDQYMSSKSSSPMPAETKACPSSSCSEVSETGQLHSDCSAPSSLAADTAPQHTDKLANGFDHYSPASSLYLHSNGGSLGSGSATAFPFYPPSSSSSTSTSTSSSCPTRSWSRPASALLPDYTQYCTMGSPMVPSSQVPTWKDWAKPGPYDQPMVNTLRRKKDKETPAVINSNGNMNSDGSTSTPARAVLQTPSSSTSVVEKSRTVAAPLKAGDIEVHEELALVLSRGLELDTQRSSRDSMQCSSGYSTQTNTPCCSEDTIPSQVSDYDYFSMAGDQEPEQQHSDFDKSSTIPRNSDISQSYRRMFQTKRPASTAGLPSKQAPYPGQGAYPAGSYPPTPVHTGAYPSSPTGPYPPTPTGPCSGQGFYSGSSSHNASGSYPTPGTATIRRTPSSKPSARRSGSVGGTGPIHIRTPVVPVKIPTVPDMSAAVNGNMNAEERRGGGEIPYSPTFPGGEDVDTLPVMSWSGQATTNPPTVPLPNQLTQQHLQSETGGEEPREGGQGNMLVAIREGVKLKRTLTNDRSSPRIA, from the exons GTGGAACCAGAGACATTGGATCAGCTTTGACCAGGATGTGTATGAGACATCGCAGCATAGAGGCCAAACTCAAGCAGTTCTCCAT AGGTTTCCTGGAGTGTCTGATCAACCCTCTACAAGAACAGGTGGAGGATTGGAAAAGAGGAGTAAATACTTTGGACAAGGACCACGCCAAAG AATACAAAAGAGCTCGGCAGGAAATTAAGAAGAAATCCTCGGACACACTGAAACTTCAGAAGAAAGCAAAGAAAG GTCGAGGAGATATCCAGCCCCAGTTGAACAGCGCCATGCAGGATGTCAGTGATAAATACATTCTGCTGGAGGAGACGGAGAAACAGGCCCTGAGGAAGGCGCTCatagaggagagacagagattcTGCTGCTTCGTCGCCATGCTCCGGCCTGTCGTG GATGAGGAGATTTCTATGTTGGGAGAGGTCACCCATCTCCAGGCTATCTCTGATGACCTCAAagccctgacctctgacccacaCAAGCTTCCGCCTGCCAGTgaacag GTGATCGTGGATCTGAAGGGCTCAGACTATGGTTGGTCATATCAAAcacccccctcttcccccaGCCACACCATATCCAGGAAGTCCAGCATGTGCAG TAGTCTGAACAGCGTTAACAGTAGTGACTCCAGGGGATCCAGTGGCTCCCACTCTcattctccttcctcctcttcttcctcctcttcctcacaccaACTCTTCCACCACCATCACCCCCGCCACCGGTACCGTAGCTCCACGCTGCCGCAGCCGGCCCCAGCTCGGCTCTCGAGCATCTCCTCCCACGACTCGGGTTTCATTTCATCACAAGACCAGTACATGTCGTCCAAATCATCCTCGCCTATGCCAGCTGAAACAAAG GCTTGTCCCAGTTCCAGCTGCTCTGAGGTGTCAGAGACTGGGCAGCTTCACAGTGACTGCAGCGCCCCCTCTTCTCTAGCTGCTGATACTGCACCTCAGCACACTGACAag TTGGCCAATGGCTTTGACCACTACAGTCCGGCCAGTTCCCTCTACCTGCATAGCAACGGGGGGAGTTTGGGCTCGGGGTCAGCCACCGCCTTCCCGTtctaccccccctcctcctcatcctccacctccacctccacctcctcctcctgccccacTCGCTCATGGTCCCGTCCAGCCTCAGCCTTGCTACCAGACTACACTCAATACTGCACGATGGGCTCGCCCATGGTGCCGTCATCTCAGGTCCCAACCTGGAAG GACTGGGCAAAGCCAGGGCCTTACGACCAGCCCATGGTCAACACACTAAGGAGGAAGAAAGACAAGGAGACCCCGGCTGTAATCAACAGTAATGGTAACATGAACAGTGACGGCTCGACTTCGACACCAGCTCGGGCTGTGCTACAAACACCAAGCTCATCGACTTCTGTGGTAGAGAAAAGCAGGACTGTGGCGGCACCTCTCAAG GCTGGTGATATCGAGGTCCACGAGGAACTGGCCCTAGTCTTGTCCAGAGGTCTGGAGCTGGACACCCAGAGGTCCAGCAGGGACTCCATGCAGTGCTCGAGTGGCTACAGCACGCAGACCAACACACCCTGCTGCTCCGAAGACACCATACCTTCACAAG TGTCAGATTATGACTATTTCTCAATGGCTGGAGACCAGGAGCCTGAGCAGCAGCATTCTGACTTTGACAAGTCCTCCACCATCCCCAGAAACAGTGACATCAGTCAGTCCTACCGTCGCATGTTCCAGACCAAACGCCCAGCCTCCACAGCCGGTCTGCCCAGCAAACAGGCTCCGTACCCTGGACAGGGGGCCTACCCCGCCGGGTCTTATCCTCCCACACCAGTCCACACAGGAGCTTATCCATCCAGCCCTACAGGCCCTTATCCCCCCACCCCTACAG GCCCATGTTCAGGTCAGGGGTTTTATTCCGGATCCAGCTCCCATAATGCCTCTGGCTCCTATCCTACCCCGGGGACTGCCACAATCCGCCGCACTCCGTCCTCGAAACCTTCCGCTCGGCGCTCAGGCTCTGTCGGGGGTACAGGCCCCATCCATATTCGCACGCCGGTCGTCCCGGTGAAAATCCCAACGGTGCCTGATATGTCCGCAGCGGTTAATGGGAACATGAatgctgaggagaggagaggaggaggagaaatccCATACTCTCCAACATTTCCAGGAGGTGAGGATGTCGACACGTTGCCTGTGATGTCGTGGAGCGGTCAGGCTACGACCAACCCCCCCACCGTCCCACTGCCCAACCAGTTGACCCAGCAGCACCTTCAGAGCgagactggaggagaggagccgagggaAGGGGGGCAGGGAAACATGCTGGTGGCCATTCGCGAGGGAGTCAAGCTCAAGAGAACCCTCACCAATGATCGCTCCTCACCACGCATCGCATGA
- the LOC133014367 gene encoding protein MTSS 1-like isoform X3, translating into MEAVIDKECSALGGLFQTVIADMKSSYPIWEDFISKAGKLQSQLRATAVAVAVFLDAFQKVADLATNSRGGTRDIGSALTRMCMRHRSIEAKLKQFSIGFLECLINPLQEQVEDWKRGVNTLDKDHAKEYKRARQEIKKKSSDTLKLQKKAKKADNLGRGDIQPQLNSAMQDVSDKYILLEETEKQALRKALIEERQRFCCFVAMLRPVVDEEISMLGEVTHLQAISDDLKALTSDPHKLPPASEQVIVDLKGSDYGWSYQTPPSSPSHTISRKSSMCSSLNSVNSSDSRGSSGSHSHSPSSSSSSSSSHQLFHHHHPRHRYRSSTLPQPAPARLSSISSHDSGFISSQDQYMSSKSSSPMPAETKLANGFDHYSPASSLYLHSNGGSLGSGSATAFPFYPPSSSSSTSTSTSSSCPTRSWSRPASALLPDYTQYCTMGSPMVPSSQVPTWKDWAKPGPYDQPMVNTLRRKKDKETPAVINSNGNMNSDGSTSTPARAVLQTPSSSTSVVEKSRTVAAPLKAGDIEVHEELALVLSRGLELDTQRSSRDSMQCSSGYSTQTNTPCCSEDTIPSQVSDYDYFSMAGDQEPEQQHSDFDKSSTIPRNSDISQSYRRMFQTKRPASTAGLPSKQAPYPGQGAYPAGSYPPTPVHTGAYPSSPTGPYPPTPTGPCSGQGFYSGSSSHNASGSYPTPGTATIRRTPSSKPSARRSGSVGGTGPIHIRTPVVPVKIPTVPDMSAAVNGNMNAEERRGGGEIPYSPTFPGGEDVDTLPVMSWSGQATTNPPTVPLPNQLTQQHLQSETGGEEPREGGQGNMLVAIREGVKLKRTLTNDRSSPRIA; encoded by the exons GTGGAACCAGAGACATTGGATCAGCTTTGACCAGGATGTGTATGAGACATCGCAGCATAGAGGCCAAACTCAAGCAGTTCTCCAT AGGTTTCCTGGAGTGTCTGATCAACCCTCTACAAGAACAGGTGGAGGATTGGAAAAGAGGAGTAAATACTTTGGACAAGGACCACGCCAAAG AATACAAAAGAGCTCGGCAGGAAATTAAGAAGAAATCCTCGGACACACTGAAACTTCAGAAGAAAGCAAAGAAAG CTGATAATCTAG GTCGAGGAGATATCCAGCCCCAGTTGAACAGCGCCATGCAGGATGTCAGTGATAAATACATTCTGCTGGAGGAGACGGAGAAACAGGCCCTGAGGAAGGCGCTCatagaggagagacagagattcTGCTGCTTCGTCGCCATGCTCCGGCCTGTCGTG GATGAGGAGATTTCTATGTTGGGAGAGGTCACCCATCTCCAGGCTATCTCTGATGACCTCAAagccctgacctctgacccacaCAAGCTTCCGCCTGCCAGTgaacag GTGATCGTGGATCTGAAGGGCTCAGACTATGGTTGGTCATATCAAAcacccccctcttcccccaGCCACACCATATCCAGGAAGTCCAGCATGTGCAG TAGTCTGAACAGCGTTAACAGTAGTGACTCCAGGGGATCCAGTGGCTCCCACTCTcattctccttcctcctcttcttcctcctcttcctcacaccaACTCTTCCACCACCATCACCCCCGCCACCGGTACCGTAGCTCCACGCTGCCGCAGCCGGCCCCAGCTCGGCTCTCGAGCATCTCCTCCCACGACTCGGGTTTCATTTCATCACAAGACCAGTACATGTCGTCCAAATCATCCTCGCCTATGCCAGCTGAAACAAAG TTGGCCAATGGCTTTGACCACTACAGTCCGGCCAGTTCCCTCTACCTGCATAGCAACGGGGGGAGTTTGGGCTCGGGGTCAGCCACCGCCTTCCCGTtctaccccccctcctcctcatcctccacctccacctccacctcctcctcctgccccacTCGCTCATGGTCCCGTCCAGCCTCAGCCTTGCTACCAGACTACACTCAATACTGCACGATGGGCTCGCCCATGGTGCCGTCATCTCAGGTCCCAACCTGGAAG GACTGGGCAAAGCCAGGGCCTTACGACCAGCCCATGGTCAACACACTAAGGAGGAAGAAAGACAAGGAGACCCCGGCTGTAATCAACAGTAATGGTAACATGAACAGTGACGGCTCGACTTCGACACCAGCTCGGGCTGTGCTACAAACACCAAGCTCATCGACTTCTGTGGTAGAGAAAAGCAGGACTGTGGCGGCACCTCTCAAG GCTGGTGATATCGAGGTCCACGAGGAACTGGCCCTAGTCTTGTCCAGAGGTCTGGAGCTGGACACCCAGAGGTCCAGCAGGGACTCCATGCAGTGCTCGAGTGGCTACAGCACGCAGACCAACACACCCTGCTGCTCCGAAGACACCATACCTTCACAAG TGTCAGATTATGACTATTTCTCAATGGCTGGAGACCAGGAGCCTGAGCAGCAGCATTCTGACTTTGACAAGTCCTCCACCATCCCCAGAAACAGTGACATCAGTCAGTCCTACCGTCGCATGTTCCAGACCAAACGCCCAGCCTCCACAGCCGGTCTGCCCAGCAAACAGGCTCCGTACCCTGGACAGGGGGCCTACCCCGCCGGGTCTTATCCTCCCACACCAGTCCACACAGGAGCTTATCCATCCAGCCCTACAGGCCCTTATCCCCCCACCCCTACAG GCCCATGTTCAGGTCAGGGGTTTTATTCCGGATCCAGCTCCCATAATGCCTCTGGCTCCTATCCTACCCCGGGGACTGCCACAATCCGCCGCACTCCGTCCTCGAAACCTTCCGCTCGGCGCTCAGGCTCTGTCGGGGGTACAGGCCCCATCCATATTCGCACGCCGGTCGTCCCGGTGAAAATCCCAACGGTGCCTGATATGTCCGCAGCGGTTAATGGGAACATGAatgctgaggagaggagaggaggaggagaaatccCATACTCTCCAACATTTCCAGGAGGTGAGGATGTCGACACGTTGCCTGTGATGTCGTGGAGCGGTCAGGCTACGACCAACCCCCCCACCGTCCCACTGCCCAACCAGTTGACCCAGCAGCACCTTCAGAGCgagactggaggagaggagccgagggaAGGGGGGCAGGGAAACATGCTGGTGGCCATTCGCGAGGGAGTCAAGCTCAAGAGAACCCTCACCAATGATCGCTCCTCACCACGCATCGCATGA
- the LOC133014367 gene encoding protein MTSS 1-like isoform X1, with the protein MEAVIDKECSALGGLFQTVIADMKSSYPIWEDFISKAGKLQSQLRATAVAVAVFLDAFQKVADLATNSRGGTRDIGSALTRMCMRHRSIEAKLKQFSIGFLECLINPLQEQVEDWKRGVNTLDKDHAKEYKRARQEIKKKSSDTLKLQKKAKKADNLGRGDIQPQLNSAMQDVSDKYILLEETEKQALRKALIEERQRFCCFVAMLRPVVDEEISMLGEVTHLQAISDDLKALTSDPHKLPPASEQVIVDLKGSDYGWSYQTPPSSPSHTISRKSSMCSSLNSVNSSDSRGSSGSHSHSPSSSSSSSSSHQLFHHHHPRHRYRSSTLPQPAPARLSSISSHDSGFISSQDQYMSSKSSSPMPAETKACPSSSCSEVSETGQLHSDCSAPSSLAADTAPQHTDKLANGFDHYSPASSLYLHSNGGSLGSGSATAFPFYPPSSSSSTSTSTSSSCPTRSWSRPASALLPDYTQYCTMGSPMVPSSQVPTWKDWAKPGPYDQPMVNTLRRKKDKETPAVINSNGNMNSDGSTSTPARAVLQTPSSSTSVVEKSRTVAAPLKAGDIEVHEELALVLSRGLELDTQRSSRDSMQCSSGYSTQTNTPCCSEDTIPSQVSDYDYFSMAGDQEPEQQHSDFDKSSTIPRNSDISQSYRRMFQTKRPASTAGLPSKQAPYPGQGAYPAGSYPPTPVHTGAYPSSPTGPYPPTPTGPCSGQGFYSGSSSHNASGSYPTPGTATIRRTPSSKPSARRSGSVGGTGPIHIRTPVVPVKIPTVPDMSAAVNGNMNAEERRGGGEIPYSPTFPGGEDVDTLPVMSWSGQATTNPPTVPLPNQLTQQHLQSETGGEEPREGGQGNMLVAIREGVKLKRTLTNDRSSPRIA; encoded by the exons GTGGAACCAGAGACATTGGATCAGCTTTGACCAGGATGTGTATGAGACATCGCAGCATAGAGGCCAAACTCAAGCAGTTCTCCAT AGGTTTCCTGGAGTGTCTGATCAACCCTCTACAAGAACAGGTGGAGGATTGGAAAAGAGGAGTAAATACTTTGGACAAGGACCACGCCAAAG AATACAAAAGAGCTCGGCAGGAAATTAAGAAGAAATCCTCGGACACACTGAAACTTCAGAAGAAAGCAAAGAAAG CTGATAATCTAG GTCGAGGAGATATCCAGCCCCAGTTGAACAGCGCCATGCAGGATGTCAGTGATAAATACATTCTGCTGGAGGAGACGGAGAAACAGGCCCTGAGGAAGGCGCTCatagaggagagacagagattcTGCTGCTTCGTCGCCATGCTCCGGCCTGTCGTG GATGAGGAGATTTCTATGTTGGGAGAGGTCACCCATCTCCAGGCTATCTCTGATGACCTCAAagccctgacctctgacccacaCAAGCTTCCGCCTGCCAGTgaacag GTGATCGTGGATCTGAAGGGCTCAGACTATGGTTGGTCATATCAAAcacccccctcttcccccaGCCACACCATATCCAGGAAGTCCAGCATGTGCAG TAGTCTGAACAGCGTTAACAGTAGTGACTCCAGGGGATCCAGTGGCTCCCACTCTcattctccttcctcctcttcttcctcctcttcctcacaccaACTCTTCCACCACCATCACCCCCGCCACCGGTACCGTAGCTCCACGCTGCCGCAGCCGGCCCCAGCTCGGCTCTCGAGCATCTCCTCCCACGACTCGGGTTTCATTTCATCACAAGACCAGTACATGTCGTCCAAATCATCCTCGCCTATGCCAGCTGAAACAAAG GCTTGTCCCAGTTCCAGCTGCTCTGAGGTGTCAGAGACTGGGCAGCTTCACAGTGACTGCAGCGCCCCCTCTTCTCTAGCTGCTGATACTGCACCTCAGCACACTGACAag TTGGCCAATGGCTTTGACCACTACAGTCCGGCCAGTTCCCTCTACCTGCATAGCAACGGGGGGAGTTTGGGCTCGGGGTCAGCCACCGCCTTCCCGTtctaccccccctcctcctcatcctccacctccacctccacctcctcctcctgccccacTCGCTCATGGTCCCGTCCAGCCTCAGCCTTGCTACCAGACTACACTCAATACTGCACGATGGGCTCGCCCATGGTGCCGTCATCTCAGGTCCCAACCTGGAAG GACTGGGCAAAGCCAGGGCCTTACGACCAGCCCATGGTCAACACACTAAGGAGGAAGAAAGACAAGGAGACCCCGGCTGTAATCAACAGTAATGGTAACATGAACAGTGACGGCTCGACTTCGACACCAGCTCGGGCTGTGCTACAAACACCAAGCTCATCGACTTCTGTGGTAGAGAAAAGCAGGACTGTGGCGGCACCTCTCAAG GCTGGTGATATCGAGGTCCACGAGGAACTGGCCCTAGTCTTGTCCAGAGGTCTGGAGCTGGACACCCAGAGGTCCAGCAGGGACTCCATGCAGTGCTCGAGTGGCTACAGCACGCAGACCAACACACCCTGCTGCTCCGAAGACACCATACCTTCACAAG TGTCAGATTATGACTATTTCTCAATGGCTGGAGACCAGGAGCCTGAGCAGCAGCATTCTGACTTTGACAAGTCCTCCACCATCCCCAGAAACAGTGACATCAGTCAGTCCTACCGTCGCATGTTCCAGACCAAACGCCCAGCCTCCACAGCCGGTCTGCCCAGCAAACAGGCTCCGTACCCTGGACAGGGGGCCTACCCCGCCGGGTCTTATCCTCCCACACCAGTCCACACAGGAGCTTATCCATCCAGCCCTACAGGCCCTTATCCCCCCACCCCTACAG GCCCATGTTCAGGTCAGGGGTTTTATTCCGGATCCAGCTCCCATAATGCCTCTGGCTCCTATCCTACCCCGGGGACTGCCACAATCCGCCGCACTCCGTCCTCGAAACCTTCCGCTCGGCGCTCAGGCTCTGTCGGGGGTACAGGCCCCATCCATATTCGCACGCCGGTCGTCCCGGTGAAAATCCCAACGGTGCCTGATATGTCCGCAGCGGTTAATGGGAACATGAatgctgaggagaggagaggaggaggagaaatccCATACTCTCCAACATTTCCAGGAGGTGAGGATGTCGACACGTTGCCTGTGATGTCGTGGAGCGGTCAGGCTACGACCAACCCCCCCACCGTCCCACTGCCCAACCAGTTGACCCAGCAGCACCTTCAGAGCgagactggaggagaggagccgagggaAGGGGGGCAGGGAAACATGCTGGTGGCCATTCGCGAGGGAGTCAAGCTCAAGAGAACCCTCACCAATGATCGCTCCTCACCACGCATCGCATGA